The following proteins are encoded in a genomic region of Protaetiibacter sp. SSC-01:
- a CDS encoding alpha-1,4-glucan--maltose-1-phosphate maltosyltransferase — protein sequence MPTEPTPPPASTRTPRIGRLPIRHLSPQQPENRWPAKSYLGEVVPFEATVFREGHGVIGAEVLLTDPQGAQTVHPMTLVGAGTDRWRAELRLPETGRYRWRVRGFSDDWASWLHVATIKIGAGDDPELVFAMGAELLARVPGKIAADARAAFLDASATPADRLKVASDRRLVAQLQRHPARSLVTESEELELVVETTRAAVGSWYEFFPRSEGAKRLKDGTWKSGTFRTAAKRLAGVAAMGFDVVYLPPIHPIGVSHRKGPNNSTVAGPHDPGSPWAIGSADGGHDAIHPDLGTVADFRYFVKQAESLGLEVALDLALQASPDHPWVVEHPEWFTQRPDGSIAYAENPPKKYQDIYPINFDRDPEGIRAEVLRIVELWISRGVRIFRVDNPHTKPLDFWEWLLGEVADRHPDVVFLAEAFTRPAMLHSLAGAGFHQSYTYFTWRNTKEELEEFLNGIAGESADYLRPNLFVNTPDILTEYLQFGGPAAYKVRAAIAATASPTWGVYAGYELFEDVARPGSEENIDNEKYEYKDRDWARAEAEGRSLAPYLTMLNRARLEHPALGQLRNLRIHWSDDDAILVYSKHLDGAFTPNGRSDTIIVVANVDPHSVRETTVYLDLEAIGLQKGDTFGVRDLVTGARWTWTDADYVRLDAFTEPVHILAVEPQKGR from the coding sequence GTGCCCACCGAGCCCACGCCGCCCCCCGCGAGCACGCGGACGCCCCGGATCGGTCGCCTCCCGATCCGTCACCTCAGCCCGCAGCAGCCCGAGAACAGGTGGCCCGCCAAGAGCTACCTCGGCGAGGTCGTGCCCTTCGAGGCCACCGTCTTCCGCGAGGGCCACGGCGTCATCGGCGCGGAGGTGCTGCTCACCGACCCGCAGGGCGCGCAGACCGTCCACCCCATGACGCTCGTGGGCGCCGGCACCGACCGCTGGCGCGCCGAGCTGCGGCTCCCCGAGACGGGCCGCTACCGCTGGCGCGTGCGCGGCTTCAGCGACGACTGGGCCAGCTGGCTGCACGTCGCGACCATCAAGATCGGCGCGGGCGACGACCCCGAACTCGTCTTCGCGATGGGCGCCGAGCTGCTCGCGCGCGTGCCCGGCAAGATCGCCGCGGATGCGCGCGCGGCGTTCCTCGACGCGTCCGCGACCCCCGCCGACCGACTCAAGGTCGCATCCGATCGCCGTCTCGTCGCCCAGCTGCAGCGCCACCCCGCCCGCTCGCTCGTGACGGAGTCGGAGGAGCTCGAGCTCGTCGTCGAGACCACGCGCGCGGCGGTCGGCTCCTGGTACGAGTTCTTCCCCCGCTCGGAGGGTGCCAAGCGCCTGAAGGACGGCACGTGGAAGTCGGGCACCTTCCGCACGGCTGCCAAGCGCCTGGCCGGCGTCGCGGCGATGGGCTTCGACGTCGTCTACCTGCCGCCCATCCACCCCATCGGCGTGAGCCACCGCAAGGGCCCCAACAACTCGACCGTCGCGGGCCCCCACGACCCGGGCAGCCCCTGGGCGATCGGCTCGGCCGACGGCGGCCACGACGCCATCCACCCCGACCTCGGCACCGTCGCCGACTTCCGCTACTTCGTGAAGCAGGCCGAGAGCCTCGGCCTCGAGGTCGCCCTCGACCTCGCGCTGCAGGCCTCCCCCGACCACCCCTGGGTCGTCGAGCACCCCGAGTGGTTCACGCAGCGTCCCGACGGATCCATCGCGTACGCCGAGAACCCGCCCAAGAAGTATCAGGACATCTACCCGATCAACTTCGACCGCGACCCTGAGGGCATCCGCGCCGAGGTGCTGCGCATCGTCGAGCTGTGGATCAGCCGGGGCGTGCGCATCTTCCGCGTGGACAACCCGCACACGAAGCCGCTCGATTTCTGGGAGTGGCTGCTCGGCGAGGTCGCCGACCGGCATCCGGATGTCGTGTTTCTCGCCGAGGCGTTCACGCGCCCGGCGATGCTCCACTCGCTCGCGGGCGCGGGCTTCCACCAGTCGTACACGTACTTCACGTGGCGCAACACGAAGGAGGAGCTCGAGGAGTTCCTGAACGGCATCGCGGGCGAGTCGGCCGACTACCTGCGCCCCAACCTCTTCGTGAACACGCCCGACATCCTCACCGAGTACCTGCAGTTCGGCGGGCCCGCGGCCTACAAGGTGCGTGCCGCGATCGCCGCGACCGCCTCCCCCACGTGGGGCGTCTACGCGGGCTACGAGCTCTTCGAGGACGTCGCGCGTCCCGGCTCCGAGGAGAACATCGACAACGAGAAGTACGAGTACAAGGACCGCGACTGGGCCCGCGCCGAAGCCGAGGGCCGCTCCCTCGCGCCGTACCTCACGATGCTCAACCGCGCGCGCCTCGAGCACCCCGCGCTCGGCCAGCTGCGGAACCTCCGCATCCACTGGTCCGACGACGACGCGATCCTCGTCTACTCGAAGCACCTCGACGGGGCGTTCACCCCGAACGGCCGATCCGACACGATCATCGTCGTCGCGAACGTCGACCCGCACTCGGTGCGCGAGACCACCGTCTATCTCGACCTCGAGGCGATCGGCCTGCAGAAGGGCGACACCTTCGGCGTGCGCGACCTCGTGACGGGCGCCCGCTGGACGTGGACGGATGCCGACTACGTGCGCCTCGACGCCTTCACCGAACCCGTGCACATCCTCGCGGTCGAGCCGCAGAAGGGACGCTGA
- a CDS encoding tetratricopeptide repeat protein: MTDLPPANLRGAVDLSGLVRRAAEPARGARSEGAASAESSLVFDSSDATFESVLQLSTRVPVVVEIIAPGLSSALGPIVESYGGRLVLAVVDGSVSPQIAQAFQVREVPAVAAVVGGRPVNLFIGIPSEQEVRQVFDELLQLAAENGVTGTVPAGGGEGEEAAEPEPAPLPPLHQEAYDAISAGDYPAAIAAYRKAIAENPRDHEAVAGLAQVSLLDRLSGKTAAEIRDAAAAGPQDVDAQLDVADLDVSGGHLEDAFGRLLDLFAGASSEDRDRIRARLLEYFEVAGAEDPRVIAARARLASLLY; encoded by the coding sequence GTGACCGATCTGCCTCCCGCGAACCTGCGCGGCGCCGTCGACCTGTCCGGACTCGTGAGGCGCGCGGCTGAGCCCGCGCGCGGTGCCCGCTCCGAGGGTGCGGCATCCGCCGAGTCGTCGCTCGTCTTCGACAGCTCGGATGCGACCTTCGAGAGCGTCCTGCAGCTCTCGACGCGCGTGCCCGTCGTCGTCGAGATCATCGCCCCCGGTCTGAGCTCCGCGCTCGGGCCCATCGTCGAGAGCTACGGGGGCCGCCTCGTGCTCGCGGTCGTCGACGGCAGCGTGAGCCCGCAGATCGCCCAGGCGTTCCAGGTGCGCGAGGTTCCCGCCGTCGCCGCGGTCGTCGGGGGCCGTCCCGTGAACCTCTTCATCGGCATCCCGTCCGAGCAGGAGGTGCGGCAGGTGTTCGACGAGCTGCTGCAGCTCGCCGCCGAGAACGGCGTCACGGGGACCGTGCCCGCCGGCGGGGGAGAGGGCGAGGAGGCCGCCGAGCCCGAGCCCGCGCCGCTGCCCCCGCTGCACCAGGAGGCCTACGACGCGATCTCGGCGGGCGACTACCCGGCCGCGATCGCCGCGTACCGCAAGGCGATCGCCGAGAACCCGCGCGACCACGAGGCCGTCGCGGGGCTCGCACAGGTGTCGCTGCTCGACCGGCTGAGCGGCAAGACAGCCGCCGAGATCCGGGATGCGGCCGCGGCCGGCCCGCAGGACGTCGACGCGCAGCTCGACGTCGCCGACCTCGACGTGAGCGGCGGCCACCTCGAGGACGCCTTCGGGCGGCTGCTCGACCTCTTCGCGGGAGCATCCTCCGAGGACCGCGACCGCATCCGCGCGCGCCTGCTCGAGTACTTCGAGGTCGCGGGCGCCGAGGACCCGCGCGTCATCGCGGCCCGCGCGCGGCTCGCGTCGCTGCTGTACTGA
- the glgB gene encoding 1,4-alpha-glucan branching protein GlgB produces MAARSSLPPLDAGLVASLVEGRHPQPHDWLGQHELGDGWVIRAVRPLAESVTAVRADGTKVALEHVEGGLWQGYAAGPGQAYRLVTRYPDGPDWEADDAYRFVPSIGEIDLFLWGEGRHEQLWHVFGAHVKQHEGVDGTGFVVWAPHALAARVVGDFNSWNGRGHAMRRLDDNGVWELFVPGVGAGGIYKFELLTPSGEWVTRADPMARYTEVPPLTGSVVGHSSYLWSDDEWMRSRAERDPHQGPMSVYELHLGSWRPGLSYRAAADELIDYVTELGFTHVEFLPLAEHPFGGSWGYQVTGYYAPTSRFGHPDDFRYLVDRLHQAGIGVIMDWVPAHFPKDEWALARFDGAPLYEHSDPRIGEHPDWGTLVFDFAHSQVRNFLVANALYWLEEFHIDGLRVDAVASMLYRDYSRKEGEWVPNIHGGRENLEAISFLQEVNATAYKRNPGIVMIAEESTSWPGVTHRTSDGGLGFGLKWNMGWMHDSLQYMHEDPMWRGSHHNDITFSFVYAFSESFLLPISHDEVVHGKGSLLAKMPGDQWQKLANVRAYLAFMWAHPGKQLLFMGSEFGQPSEWSEQRGLDWWILDQPVHQGLARLVGQLNRVYREQPALWEQDADPAGFEWITSDPANNVVAFVRRSRDGRELVCIVNFGGNPVGPYRVGLPAAGEWVELLNSDAVEFGGSGVGNYGRVTASADGWHGQPASVELTLPPLAALWLVRG; encoded by the coding sequence ATGGCCGCCCGCTCCTCCCTGCCCCCTCTGGACGCGGGCCTCGTCGCGAGCCTCGTCGAGGGTCGGCACCCGCAGCCCCACGACTGGCTCGGCCAACACGAGCTCGGGGACGGATGGGTCATCCGCGCCGTGCGGCCGCTCGCCGAGTCGGTCACCGCGGTGCGCGCGGACGGCACGAAGGTGGCCCTCGAGCACGTCGAGGGCGGCCTCTGGCAGGGCTACGCCGCCGGACCGGGCCAGGCGTACCGCCTCGTCACGCGCTACCCCGACGGCCCCGACTGGGAGGCCGACGACGCCTACCGCTTCGTGCCGTCGATCGGCGAGATCGACCTGTTCCTGTGGGGGGAGGGCCGCCACGAGCAGCTGTGGCACGTCTTCGGCGCCCACGTGAAGCAGCACGAGGGCGTCGACGGCACGGGCTTCGTCGTGTGGGCGCCGCACGCGCTGGCCGCGCGCGTCGTGGGCGACTTCAACTCGTGGAACGGTCGCGGGCATGCCATGCGCCGCCTCGACGACAACGGCGTGTGGGAGCTCTTCGTGCCCGGTGTCGGCGCGGGCGGCATCTACAAGTTCGAGCTGCTGACGCCCTCGGGCGAATGGGTCACGCGCGCCGACCCCATGGCGCGCTACACCGAGGTGCCGCCGCTCACGGGCTCGGTCGTCGGGCACTCGAGCTACCTCTGGAGCGACGACGAGTGGATGCGGTCGCGCGCCGAGCGCGACCCGCACCAGGGCCCCATGAGCGTCTACGAGCTGCACCTCGGCTCGTGGCGCCCCGGGCTCTCCTACCGCGCGGCCGCCGACGAGCTCATCGACTACGTGACCGAGCTCGGCTTCACGCACGTGGAGTTCCTGCCGCTCGCCGAGCATCCGTTCGGGGGTTCCTGGGGCTACCAGGTGACGGGCTACTACGCCCCGACGAGCCGCTTCGGGCATCCGGACGACTTCCGCTACCTCGTCGACCGCCTCCACCAGGCGGGCATCGGCGTCATCATGGACTGGGTTCCCGCGCACTTCCCCAAGGACGAGTGGGCGCTCGCACGCTTCGACGGCGCGCCCCTCTACGAGCACTCCGACCCGCGCATCGGCGAGCACCCCGACTGGGGCACGCTCGTGTTCGACTTCGCGCACTCCCAGGTGCGCAACTTCCTCGTCGCGAACGCCCTCTACTGGCTCGAGGAGTTCCACATCGACGGGCTGCGCGTCGACGCGGTCGCGAGCATGCTCTACCGCGACTACTCGCGCAAGGAGGGCGAGTGGGTGCCCAACATCCACGGCGGCCGCGAGAACCTCGAGGCGATCTCGTTCCTGCAGGAGGTCAACGCGACCGCCTACAAGCGCAACCCCGGCATCGTCATGATCGCCGAGGAGTCGACGTCGTGGCCCGGCGTCACGCACCGCACGAGCGACGGGGGCCTCGGCTTCGGGCTCAAGTGGAACATGGGCTGGATGCACGACTCGCTGCAGTACATGCACGAGGACCCGATGTGGCGCGGCAGCCACCACAACGACATCACCTTCTCGTTCGTGTACGCGTTCAGCGAGTCGTTCCTGCTTCCCATCAGCCACGACGAGGTCGTGCACGGCAAGGGCTCGCTGCTCGCGAAGATGCCGGGCGACCAGTGGCAGAAGCTCGCGAACGTGCGCGCCTACCTCGCGTTCATGTGGGCGCACCCCGGCAAGCAGCTGCTCTTCATGGGCTCCGAGTTCGGCCAGCCGTCGGAGTGGAGCGAGCAGCGCGGGCTCGACTGGTGGATCCTCGATCAGCCCGTGCACCAGGGTCTCGCGCGCCTCGTGGGGCAGCTCAACCGCGTCTACCGCGAGCAGCCGGCGCTCTGGGAGCAGGATGCCGACCCCGCGGGCTTCGAGTGGATCACGAGCGACCCTGCGAACAACGTCGTCGCGTTCGTCCGCCGCTCGCGCGACGGCCGCGAGCTCGTGTGCATCGTGAACTTCGGCGGCAACCCGGTCGGCCCGTACCGCGTGGGGCTGCCCGCGGCGGGCGAGTGGGTCGAGCTGCTCAACTCGGATGCCGTGGAGTTCGGCGGGTCGGGCGTCGGCAACTACGGCCGCGTCACGGCGAGCGCCGACGGATGGCACGGCCAGCCGGCATCCGTCGAGCTCACGCTGCCGCCGCTCGCGGCGCTGTGGCTCGTGCGCGGCTGA